In a genomic window of Blastocatellia bacterium:
- a CDS encoding TIGR04282 family arsenosugar biosynthesis glycosyltransferase: MLKLMQRPGERLIIFTRYPEPGRAKTRLIPALGAEGAADLHRRLTERTLATARRLATLRRLTLEVRYAGGDAALMRQWLGGGPHLRAQGDGDLGARMREAFREAFEEGCYGVVLIGTDCPDIAPATLLSAFTALGDNELVMGPARDGGYYLIGLRRAIPQLFEGINWGTDTVLRHTLQIAARLDLRYRLLEQLDDIDRPEDLRG, encoded by the coding sequence ATGCTTAAGCTGATGCAGAGACCAGGCGAGCGGCTGATCATCTTCACGCGCTACCCCGAGCCGGGGCGCGCGAAGACGCGCCTGATCCCGGCGCTCGGCGCAGAGGGCGCGGCTGATCTCCACCGCCGCTTAACGGAACGAACCCTCGCCACCGCGCGCCGGCTTGCGACGCTGAGAAGACTCACGCTCGAAGTCCGCTACGCCGGTGGCGATGCCGCACTGATGCGGCAATGGCTCGGCGGCGGCCCGCACCTGCGCGCTCAGGGCGATGGCGACCTCGGCGCACGCATGCGCGAAGCCTTTCGCGAGGCATTTGAAGAAGGCTGTTATGGAGTGGTGCTGATCGGCACGGATTGTCCGGATATCGCGCCGGCAACCCTCTTGTCGGCGTTCACAGCGCTCGGCGACAACGAGTTAGTGATGGGCCCGGCGCGCGACGGCGGCTATTACCTGATCGGCCTGCGTCGCGCCATTCCGCAACTGTTTGAAGGCATCAATTGGGGAACCGACACTGTTTTGCGTCATACCTTACAGATCGCCGCGCGCCTCGATCTGCGCTACCGCTTGCTTGAGCAATTAGATGACATAGACCGACCGGAAGACCTGCGTGGATAG
- a CDS encoding HD domain-containing phosphohydrolase, whose translation MGTREKATRENIRRCYQLIVTVAGLSLCALSGANLALLYETRDQLIVLALIPLAVIVGAFPQNFKLPVGLAFTQEVITFTLTDAIVILVACCYGPYPAILIAGIESFVLARRGGRLLSSHLFSSGMMSLSAAAASAVLSSGLYFIFGQASAGANQSLAAVAISMFLASIAHFTVNAVLLSTLIALRHGKSILHSWKDFLWAAPMYLPTGTAASLIYGALQINLLVMVAIGGPTLLTTFLAHRQYRDSINRRIAVMDKAHRETIEALAVAINAKDEVTHEHVQRVQIYAAGVARILGCSEAEIEALKAGALLHDIGKIAVPDYILNKPGKLTAAEFEKMKYHTIAGAQILGRVEFPYPVVPVVRHHHERWDGTGYPDGLRGEEIPLTARILSVVDCFDAVREDRQYRKGMTRDQAIDLLIQGSGTQYDPNVVGKFISNLREFEAEISALRNAPVPTFGIEPSERLSEAALKVAPGAGLAEENNQPDPTARVQDVTDVLCELAESLFAARGQKEIFSALTEKLLALAPYDLCAVTLVIPGTGDNTVVHARGHQAHLLEGHTRALGEGVTGWVTANGKPFCNVDPKLDFRGTLPVEVCSYRTLAAYPMIKKNQIYGAVSLYSSTLDQYSADHLKLIERAADLAATALSSASQTTSPDVRFQSGEDDFISNTAIARQVLN comes from the coding sequence ATGGGGACCCGCGAAAAAGCGACTAGAGAAAATATCCGACGATGTTATCAGTTAATTGTGACGGTCGCCGGTCTATCATTGTGCGCGCTTTCGGGTGCAAACCTTGCCTTGCTATATGAAACAAGGGACCAGTTGATTGTGCTTGCGCTGATACCGCTGGCCGTCATCGTCGGCGCGTTCCCGCAGAATTTCAAGCTGCCCGTAGGTCTGGCATTCACTCAAGAAGTAATCACCTTCACTCTTACGGACGCGATAGTGATCCTTGTCGCGTGTTGCTATGGGCCTTACCCTGCGATATTAATAGCTGGTATTGAGAGCTTTGTATTGGCGCGGCGCGGAGGCCGTTTGCTTTCGAGCCACCTGTTTTCGTCCGGGATGATGTCGCTCAGCGCGGCAGCCGCTTCCGCCGTTTTGAGCAGCGGGCTTTACTTTATTTTCGGCCAGGCTAGCGCGGGCGCAAATCAGAGCCTTGCTGCCGTCGCCATCTCAATGTTTCTGGCCAGCATCGCGCATTTTACCGTAAACGCAGTTTTGCTTTCGACGCTCATAGCGCTGCGTCATGGGAAGTCAATCCTGCATAGCTGGAAAGATTTTCTTTGGGCCGCCCCCATGTATCTGCCGACCGGAACTGCGGCCAGCTTGATATACGGCGCGCTTCAGATCAACCTGCTTGTGATGGTGGCCATCGGCGGGCCGACGCTGCTGACGACTTTCCTTGCCCATCGCCAATACCGCGATAGCATAAACAGGCGCATAGCAGTGATGGATAAGGCGCACCGCGAAACGATTGAAGCGCTGGCCGTCGCCATCAACGCTAAAGACGAGGTCACGCATGAGCATGTCCAGCGGGTGCAAATCTATGCTGCGGGAGTGGCGCGAATTCTCGGATGCTCTGAGGCCGAGATAGAAGCGCTCAAAGCGGGCGCGCTGCTTCATGACATCGGCAAAATAGCTGTGCCGGACTACATCTTAAACAAGCCGGGGAAGCTGACAGCGGCAGAATTCGAGAAGATGAAGTATCACACCATAGCGGGAGCGCAGATTTTGGGCCGCGTTGAGTTCCCTTACCCTGTGGTCCCTGTCGTCCGTCACCACCACGAGCGGTGGGATGGCACGGGTTACCCGGACGGACTGAGAGGCGAAGAGATACCGCTCACGGCGCGAATACTTTCTGTCGTGGATTGTTTTGACGCTGTCCGCGAAGATCGGCAATACCGCAAGGGGATGACGCGCGATCAAGCCATAGACCTACTCATACAGGGGAGCGGCACGCAATATGACCCGAACGTCGTCGGCAAGTTCATATCCAATTTGCGGGAATTCGAGGCGGAAATATCAGCGCTCCGTAACGCGCCCGTCCCTACTTTTGGAATAGAGCCTTCAGAACGGCTGTCGGAAGCCGCATTGAAGGTTGCTCCGGGTGCCGGGCTTGCCGAAGAGAATAACCAACCAGACCCAACAGCGCGCGTTCAAGATGTCACGGACGTCCTCTGCGAACTTGCAGAATCGCTGTTCGCGGCCCGCGGCCAAAAGGAGATATTCTCCGCGTTGACGGAAAAACTTCTGGCTCTGGCTCCGTACGACCTATGTGCGGTGACGCTCGTAATCCCTGGGACAGGCGACAACACGGTCGTACATGCAAGAGGACACCAGGCTCATCTGCTCGAAGGACATACTAGAGCGCTGGGCGAAGGGGTAACGGGCTGGGTGACGGCCAACGGCAAGCCATTCTGCAACGTAGACCCGAAGCTCGATTTTCGAGGCACGCTGCCGGTCGAGGTTTGCAGCTACCGCACTCTGGCTGCTTACCCGATGATAAAGAAGAATCAAATCTATGGCGCTGTCTCGCTTTACTCATCCACGCTCGATCAGTATTCTGCGGATCACTTGAAGCTCATAGAAAGAGCCGCAGACTTGGCGGCCACGGCTTTATCAAGTGCGTCGCAAACAACCTCTCCCGATGTCAGGTTTCAATCGGGCGAGGATGACTTTATTTCCAATACAGCAATCGCGAGACAGGTTCTTAATTGA